In Saccharolobus solfataricus, a genomic segment contains:
- a CDS encoding acetoacetate decarboxylase family protein has product MIGVKAYFDPVKVLDLVPPPLEIVDGEGFVYIAKIFTVSGNRWEMLYEDPEETKYMEAAIALKVKYNDNIFTYFPFMWVDKDLPLLRGWLLGYPKKLAYISISEFHKLLDGYSGPSSGVRMGGYALRNGKEIIRVKITLKEKVSQYPIPFGPIVQFRRFPAVQDGTDVYELGQIISSDFRVGEVWRGEGEVILNGSVNEELEVLKINRIEGGYYFNWSFKQLGTKILTKVPNNY; this is encoded by the coding sequence ATGATAGGAGTAAAAGCCTATTTTGATCCCGTTAAAGTTCTAGATTTAGTGCCTCCTCCGTTGGAAATAGTGGATGGTGAAGGATTTGTATACATTGCTAAGATTTTCACGGTAAGTGGAAATAGATGGGAGATGTTATACGAAGATCCTGAAGAGACTAAGTATATGGAGGCTGCAATAGCCCTAAAGGTCAAATATAATGATAATATTTTCACCTATTTCCCGTTCATGTGGGTTGATAAAGACCTACCGCTACTTCGTGGGTGGCTGCTAGGCTATCCTAAAAAACTAGCTTACATATCGATCTCAGAATTTCATAAACTTCTAGATGGTTACAGCGGTCCTTCTAGTGGGGTAAGGATGGGAGGATATGCATTAAGGAATGGTAAGGAGATAATAAGAGTGAAAATAACGCTAAAAGAAAAAGTATCGCAATATCCAATACCCTTTGGTCCTATAGTACAATTCAGGAGATTCCCAGCTGTCCAAGATGGTACAGATGTTTACGAGCTAGGACAAATAATCTCTTCAGATTTTAGAGTCGGCGAGGTGTGGAGAGGTGAAGGGGAGGTGATATTAAATGGTTCAGTGAATGAGGAGTTGGAAGTTTTGAAGATAAATAGGATTGAGGGAGGATATTACTTCAATTGGTCATTTAAGCAGTTAGGCACAAAAATTCTAACTAAAGTTCCAAATAATTATTAA
- a CDS encoding acetoacetate decarboxylase family protein codes for MTKNNSDFTLPPTNSGKSQIVFQPPWYYGVTYIGAHVKFTKESAEKVIPGFLSTDGEGWVYIAEFISTSEDNWDYMYQDPDLVQYMEGAIGLKVNFEGKNYLYFPFMWVDKDWALVRGWLDGYPKKIAKIAMTKLHPLLPKYNKPESGLRLGGYVVRGGGVMFRMQVELEGRTDSLPLKSFGPFLNIRRFPSRGEGEVDLYEIVSRVRDESKYGEIWKGKANVELGGYVNDEVSLLEVERTIGGYYYTLYFKVTTTQLISKKIEETISLK; via the coding sequence ATGACAAAAAATAACTCCGATTTCACTTTACCCCCAACGAATAGTGGTAAATCCCAAATTGTATTCCAACCACCATGGTATTATGGTGTAACCTACATTGGGGCTCATGTAAAGTTCACTAAGGAATCTGCAGAAAAGGTAATTCCGGGATTCCTATCAACTGACGGTGAAGGTTGGGTTTACATTGCCGAATTTATTTCTACCTCAGAAGACAATTGGGACTATATGTATCAAGACCCAGATTTAGTACAGTATATGGAGGGAGCTATTGGGTTAAAGGTCAATTTTGAAGGAAAGAATTACTTATATTTCCCATTCATGTGGGTTGATAAAGATTGGGCATTGGTAAGGGGTTGGTTAGATGGCTATCCAAAGAAAATAGCTAAAATAGCCATGACTAAATTACATCCATTACTTCCCAAGTACAATAAACCAGAAAGTGGACTTAGATTAGGAGGATATGTTGTAAGGGGAGGAGGTGTAATGTTTAGAATGCAAGTTGAATTAGAGGGGAGGACTGATTCACTGCCCCTTAAGAGCTTCGGACCATTCTTAAATATAAGGAGGTTCCCAAGTAGAGGTGAGGGTGAAGTTGATCTTTACGAAATAGTAAGTAGAGTTAGGGATGAGAGCAAGTACGGAGAAATATGGAAGGGAAAAGCTAATGTGGAGCTAGGCGGATACGTTAACGATGAAGTTAGCTTGCTTGAAGTTGAGAGAACGATTGGAGGTTACTACTATACCTTATACTTCAAAGTAACTACCACTCAACTAATAAGCAAGAAAATCGAAGAAACCATCTCTCTAAAATAA
- a CDS encoding catechol 2,3-dioxygenase, with product MVNKLLSQLASVEILTPKIDDTLWFFKDILGLHEVGRKDRSVYLRGWEDWYAYSLKVTESDTAGVKEIVWRTYSEKDLIDSINIVNSNGLGLGWDEGEPDMGVGKGYKFILPSGQIGKLVWEMKIWRASGELRSGYKARPMKKPTKGVQAKDLSHIFIFAYNDESLAKTVELLKRLTFKVNEILKEGDKRIAYWMAVNGTAHDLAVSLDPSGVPARLNHVTFNVDYADDILKAADFYTDYGLEIVGGPLRHGITDSHSLYVKEPGGNVIELLHGGYLNVVPDWEPIVWDTKEDENRWLYYWGHVKEAFWHGSPIPANRVSDELKEIVRQKLGAKI from the coding sequence ATGGTAAATAAGTTACTTTCCCAATTAGCTAGCGTAGAAATTCTAACGCCTAAAATTGATGATACATTATGGTTTTTCAAGGACATTTTGGGATTACATGAAGTTGGAAGGAAGGATAGATCGGTATACCTAAGAGGGTGGGAAGATTGGTACGCATATAGTTTAAAGGTTACTGAATCTGATACCGCTGGAGTCAAGGAGATTGTATGGAGAACTTATAGTGAAAAAGATCTAATTGATTCTATAAATATAGTAAACTCTAATGGATTAGGATTAGGGTGGGATGAAGGAGAGCCAGATATGGGTGTAGGGAAAGGGTATAAATTTATCTTACCAAGTGGTCAAATTGGTAAACTGGTATGGGAAATGAAGATATGGAGAGCTTCAGGTGAACTTAGATCGGGATATAAGGCTAGACCTATGAAAAAACCTACTAAAGGAGTTCAAGCTAAGGATTTGTCCCATATATTTATCTTCGCCTATAATGATGAATCTCTTGCTAAGACCGTAGAGTTACTGAAGAGGCTCACATTTAAAGTAAATGAAATATTAAAAGAAGGTGACAAAAGGATTGCATATTGGATGGCAGTTAATGGTACAGCACATGACTTGGCGGTTAGCCTAGATCCTTCCGGAGTTCCAGCCAGACTAAACCATGTTACGTTTAATGTGGATTATGCGGACGACATACTTAAGGCTGCTGATTTTTACACTGATTACGGTTTAGAAATTGTAGGGGGTCCTTTAAGGCACGGTATAACTGATAGCCACTCACTTTATGTAAAGGAGCCTGGCGGTAACGTAATTGAATTATTGCATGGTGGTTACCTTAATGTTGTACCGGATTGGGAGCCAATAGTGTGGGATACTAAGGAGGATGAAAACAGATGGTTATATTATTGGGGACATGTTAAAGAGGCATTTTGGCATGGTAGCCCTATACCTGCAAATAGAGTTAGTGACGAATTAAAAGAGATAGTCAGACAGAAATTAGGCGCAAAAATCTAA
- a CDS encoding GlcG/HbpS family heme-binding protein, translating to MNILNKLGISDELADMLINEAVRKAKELGVNVSIAIVDEGGELKAFKRMDGAPILTIQIAIDKSWTAVSFGIPTHEWYNILKDNPSLAMGFPKIPRLIIFGGGFPIIYKEQVIGGIGVSGASAEQDMEIAKSALKRLES from the coding sequence ATGAACATATTAAATAAGTTAGGCATATCAGATGAATTAGCGGATATGTTAATAAATGAGGCAGTAAGGAAGGCTAAAGAGTTAGGAGTAAACGTTTCAATAGCAATAGTAGATGAAGGAGGAGAATTGAAGGCTTTTAAGAGGATGGACGGTGCACCAATCTTGACCATACAAATAGCCATAGATAAATCGTGGACTGCTGTAAGTTTTGGTATACCGACCCATGAATGGTACAATATACTTAAAGACAACCCCTCGCTGGCAATGGGATTTCCTAAAATACCTAGGTTAATAATCTTTGGTGGAGGATTTCCTATAATCTATAAAGAGCAAGTAATAGGAGGAATAGGAGTATCTGGTGCGTCTGCAGAACAAGATATGGAAATTGCCAAGAGTGCGCTTAAAAGATTGGAATCATAA
- a CDS encoding NAD(P)/FAD-dependent oxidoreductase, with protein MKCEYLIIGSGIAGYNALKELLQIKPNSRIIMITSDKYYPYDRPPLSKDYLKGKLEKDMLFFESDDFYKRDNLEVMLNKSVERIDANLKEAILNDGSVISFDKALISTGGRPRRLNIPGSENALYLRSLDDADRIREAASKGKNALIIGAGFIGVEVASSLITLGVKTTVVEVMPYIWNTFVDEKVSRVIQQYLESKGINFILNESVKEIQGKIATTSSGRKIEADMFLIAVGISPNVELAQRSGMQVDNGIVVNEYLETSARDIYAAGDIANIFDPREGKRKRIEHWNNAEYTGKLAARNMAGSREAYNFISSIWSDIFDLHIESAGETRNYDEYIIRGKFELERPRFSVIYLKGGIIKGYLAINRNVKEIIALNKLIQKQADVSSKRDKLADESFDLQKLLI; from the coding sequence ATGAAATGTGAATACTTAATTATTGGAAGTGGCATTGCGGGATATAACGCACTAAAGGAATTACTCCAAATAAAACCAAACTCGAGAATAATTATGATAACCTCAGACAAATATTATCCATATGATAGACCACCACTATCAAAGGATTATCTTAAAGGAAAATTGGAAAAAGATATGTTATTCTTCGAGTCTGATGATTTTTACAAGAGGGATAATTTAGAGGTAATGTTAAACAAGAGTGTCGAAAGGATTGATGCTAATTTAAAGGAGGCAATACTAAATGATGGTAGTGTAATATCCTTTGATAAGGCATTAATAAGTACTGGTGGTAGGCCTAGGAGATTAAACATTCCGGGGAGTGAAAACGCGTTATACTTAAGAAGTTTGGATGACGCAGATAGGATAAGGGAAGCTGCGAGTAAAGGCAAAAACGCGTTAATAATTGGTGCTGGATTTATAGGTGTTGAAGTGGCCTCTAGCTTGATAACACTTGGTGTAAAGACTACAGTAGTGGAAGTAATGCCATACATATGGAATACATTCGTAGACGAAAAAGTATCAAGAGTCATACAACAATACTTGGAAAGTAAGGGAATAAACTTCATTCTAAACGAGTCAGTGAAGGAGATTCAAGGGAAAATCGCAACAACCTCAAGCGGTAGAAAAATTGAGGCAGACATGTTCCTAATCGCAGTGGGAATCTCGCCAAATGTCGAACTAGCGCAGAGAAGTGGAATGCAAGTGGATAATGGCATAGTTGTTAACGAGTACCTAGAGACGAGTGCCAGGGATATTTATGCAGCTGGGGACATCGCTAACATATTCGATCCAAGGGAGGGTAAGAGGAAGAGAATAGAGCATTGGAACAACGCGGAATACACTGGAAAATTGGCAGCTAGGAATATGGCTGGAAGCAGAGAGGCTTACAATTTCATATCATCCATATGGTCAGACATATTCGACTTACACATAGAGTCAGCCGGTGAAACAAGGAATTATGACGAATATATAATAAGGGGAAAGTTTGAATTGGAAAGACCAAGGTTTAGTGTAATATACTTAAAAGGAGGTATTATAAAGGGTTACTTAGCGATAAATAGAAACGTTAAAGAAATAATAGCCCTCAATAAATTAATACAAAAGCAAGCAGACGTTTCAAGTAAAAGAGATAAGTTGGCAGATGAAAGTTTTGATCTTCAGAAACTTTTAATATAA
- a CDS encoding toluene-4-monooxygenase system protein A, which produces MKPVPVEPRLPSRDEYYDLANKLEWTPKYVKEEELFPVDMSGIPNLPIDVWTELYDAPYKVTYREYVKNQKEKDQRLFSVREAGVRAELVKKLDKTYHQGSFCFHITAVPIPEYTAAIAEARMARFGKAGEWRNLSTFGSMDEVRHAQLQILLSHDNIQASPKFAFAHKMFWVDGWLPIAARSFFDDTITGTNAIEFALLTTFAFETGFTNLQFVAYAAMANKTNDFVFSSATQSIQTDEARHAQIGHPVLKAFVDVTKVNEEMEKKI; this is translated from the coding sequence ATGAAACCAGTTCCTGTAGAGCCTAGACTACCATCAAGAGACGAGTATTATGATTTAGCGAACAAGTTAGAGTGGACGCCAAAATATGTAAAAGAAGAAGAGCTATTTCCGGTAGATATGAGTGGAATACCGAATTTACCAATAGATGTATGGACTGAGCTATATGATGCCCCCTATAAGGTGACATATAGGGAGTATGTAAAGAATCAAAAGGAGAAGGATCAAAGACTTTTCTCTGTAAGAGAGGCTGGAGTAAGGGCAGAGCTAGTAAAGAAATTAGATAAGACTTATCATCAAGGTTCCTTCTGTTTCCACATAACTGCAGTTCCTATACCAGAATATACTGCGGCTATAGCTGAAGCAAGAATGGCAAGGTTTGGGAAAGCTGGTGAATGGAGAAACTTATCCACATTTGGTTCTATGGATGAGGTAAGGCATGCGCAATTGCAAATCCTACTGTCTCATGATAATATACAAGCTAGTCCTAAGTTCGCTTTCGCGCATAAGATGTTCTGGGTTGACGGCTGGTTACCAATAGCTGCTAGATCGTTCTTTGACGATACTATAACTGGGACTAATGCAATAGAATTTGCTTTATTAACGACCTTTGCATTTGAGACTGGATTTACTAATTTACAATTTGTAGCATATGCCGCTATGGCAAATAAAACTAATGACTTCGTGTTCTCCTCAGCAACTCAAAGTATACAAACTGATGAGGCTAGGCATGCGCAAATAGGGCACCCAGTTCTAAAGGCTTTTGTTGACGTAACAAAGGTAAATGAAGAGATGGAAAAGAAAATTTAA
- a CDS encoding YHS domain-containing protein codes for MSREGSLGQTKGEVKQVLSNISEGLMKNYRNTVEFAARMREKGPAYKEAGEYLVAKGFWLSVRLIGALTGVSMDYLTPLDARIMSYKEFMTEWVGAQLKRLLEDYGIRLPWYWKWFELELDHWHHDFIIGLYTWRRTLNVSFRGPTPDERKWLNEKYPHWEMFFGRVWDLYIKKIIDGQIPLPLTAVHLCAVCQVPIQAPANGKYLRIYLKEYKGKMYTFDSPACLWIFEQEPERYAGRRTYTQRVLEGMIQFTEEAYKDPKRLLDEVIWNMGQTEEGEAGLDPTDGAYALLYREKDPDFFNRIKKYTEA; via the coding sequence ATGAGTAGAGAAGGAAGTTTAGGCCAAACTAAAGGAGAAGTCAAGCAAGTATTATCAAACATTTCGGAGGGATTAATGAAAAATTATAGAAATACTGTTGAATTTGCTGCTAGGATGAGAGAAAAAGGCCCGGCATATAAAGAGGCAGGAGAATATTTGGTAGCGAAAGGATTCTGGCTCTCCGTTAGGCTAATAGGAGCCTTAACCGGAGTTTCAATGGATTACCTCACTCCTCTAGACGCTAGAATAATGTCATACAAGGAGTTTATGACAGAATGGGTAGGTGCGCAGTTAAAGAGATTATTAGAAGATTATGGAATAAGATTACCTTGGTATTGGAAATGGTTTGAGTTAGAGTTAGACCATTGGCATCATGACTTTATTATAGGATTATATACGTGGAGAAGGACTCTAAATGTTTCATTTAGAGGTCCTACGCCTGATGAGAGAAAATGGTTAAACGAGAAATATCCACATTGGGAGATGTTTTTCGGTAGAGTTTGGGACTTGTATATAAAGAAGATTATTGATGGCCAAATACCGTTACCATTAACTGCAGTACATTTATGTGCGGTTTGTCAAGTACCGATACAAGCTCCAGCTAATGGAAAGTACTTGAGGATCTACTTAAAAGAGTATAAGGGAAAAATGTATACGTTTGATAGTCCCGCTTGCTTATGGATATTTGAACAAGAGCCAGAAAGATATGCTGGGAGAAGGACTTACACACAAAGAGTTCTTGAGGGTATGATACAGTTTACTGAAGAGGCATACAAGGATCCGAAGAGGCTACTAGATGAGGTGATATGGAATATGGGACAAACAGAGGAAGGGGAAGCTGGTCTAGACCCTACTGACGGTGCATATGCATTATTATATAGAGAGAAAGATCCAGATTTCTTTAATAGAATAAAGAAGTATACGGAGGCGTAA
- a CDS encoding Rieske 2Fe-2S domain-containing protein, translating into MNYPGEFHKLLTLDDIYEGEAKLVEVNRYEILVVNIKGEIKAYYARCAHALGLIESNSFDGEEKIICPVHLWEYNARTGESINPVGSSLFPLDVKVEGSDIFVKVPSVPISEFKVKWFGMYRQRGVINEFGVNS; encoded by the coding sequence ATGAATTACCCTGGAGAATTTCATAAATTACTAACTCTAGACGACATTTATGAAGGAGAGGCTAAGCTAGTAGAGGTTAATAGATATGAAATTCTAGTAGTAAATATAAAGGGAGAGATTAAGGCATATTATGCTAGATGTGCCCATGCATTAGGTTTAATAGAATCAAACTCTTTCGATGGTGAGGAGAAAATAATATGCCCAGTACATCTATGGGAGTATAACGCGAGGACAGGCGAAAGTATAAATCCAGTTGGTAGTTCTCTCTTTCCTTTAGATGTGAAGGTTGAAGGTAGTGATATTTTTGTTAAAGTTCCATCTGTTCCCATATCCGAATTCAAGGTTAAATGGTTTGGTATGTATAGGCAAAGGGGTGTGATAAATGAGTTTGGAGTTAACTCTTGA
- a CDS encoding MmoB/DmpM family protein, producing MSLELTLETILDKYQIMDLSKLPQNMVGPVLMKDEFSYAVVEALARDNPNTFKGVLDRGSYIRVVGERELILNKTTLEEVIGMDVRFPGEVEVRMSAFAGKIIVRGDYIKWHLDL from the coding sequence ATGAGTTTGGAGTTAACTCTTGAAACAATTTTAGATAAATATCAAATAATGGATTTAAGTAAATTACCACAAAATATGGTAGGGCCAGTGCTCATGAAAGACGAGTTCAGCTATGCTGTAGTTGAGGCTTTAGCGCGCGATAATCCAAATACTTTCAAAGGAGTTCTTGATAGGGGTTCTTACATAAGAGTAGTGGGTGAAAGGGAACTTATCTTAAACAAGACTACGCTAGAGGAAGTGATAGGTATGGACGTTAGATTTCCTGGAGAGGTTGAGGTAAGGATGAGCGCATTTGCAGGAAAGATAATTGTTAGAGGGGATTATATAAAATGGCATTTAGACTTGTGA
- a CDS encoding aromatic/alkene monooxygenase hydroxylase subunit beta, with translation MTRLEDLEWYKRYKQMFGAFKSGPEGDPFFRDYEYRGYKKVWSTWPMLEKKLGRKKPSEYQVVTYALSYWADPRSPTYIYDKGPFELGTEHITQKWYKHFRDNSPFIKPLFERGEWHDYEDPYKLTYWTYNSMADDNETFLDKIYEEIVNTKYDWNLNEEVLELYKNVYDPLRYVFHIMQMESMYLATMAPTSSIANVFIFMGMDHLRRVQRISQRVKMLDIVYPSLGFGKETRKVFEESPIFQPTREVLEKMLVTYDVGEALVAFNLAVKFVLDELILQHLTQPFSKLGDEMIKHIHLSFYNDTLRHRHQAQELFKYAFSKEPSLKDVIKPWVKDWQEMGFKATEGFRDVLKGEYDNAIRQIRKAHSEYLGGIGL, from the coding sequence ATGACTAGATTAGAGGATTTGGAATGGTATAAAAGGTATAAACAAATGTTCGGAGCATTCAAAAGCGGTCCAGAAGGGGATCCGTTTTTCAGAGATTATGAGTATAGGGGATACAAGAAAGTTTGGTCAACGTGGCCAATGTTGGAGAAAAAGTTAGGAAGAAAAAAACCATCAGAATACCAAGTAGTTACTTATGCATTATCATACTGGGCCGATCCAAGATCCCCTACTTATATCTACGATAAAGGGCCATTTGAACTAGGGACAGAACACATAACCCAAAAATGGTATAAACACTTTAGAGACAACTCACCGTTCATTAAACCATTATTCGAAAGAGGTGAATGGCATGATTATGAAGACCCATACAAATTGACATATTGGACTTATAACTCCATGGCGGACGATAATGAAACTTTCTTAGATAAGATTTACGAGGAGATTGTAAATACTAAATATGATTGGAACCTAAATGAAGAGGTACTGGAATTATACAAGAACGTTTATGACCCATTAAGATACGTATTCCATATTATGCAAATGGAGTCAATGTATCTAGCTACTATGGCTCCTACAAGTTCTATAGCTAACGTATTTATTTTCATGGGAATGGACCATTTAAGGAGAGTCCAAAGAATTTCACAAAGGGTAAAGATGCTCGATATTGTATATCCAAGTCTAGGATTTGGAAAGGAAACAAGGAAGGTATTTGAGGAGAGTCCAATATTTCAGCCAACAAGAGAAGTATTGGAGAAAATGTTAGTTACGTATGATGTAGGAGAAGCCTTAGTAGCGTTTAACTTAGCAGTCAAATTCGTATTAGATGAACTGATACTCCAACATCTAACTCAACCATTCAGTAAGTTAGGAGACGAGATGATAAAGCACATTCACTTATCGTTCTATAACGATACGTTAAGACATAGACATCAAGCTCAAGAGCTGTTCAAATACGCATTCAGTAAGGAGCCAAGTTTAAAGGATGTTATTAAACCTTGGGTGAAAGATTGGCAAGAGATGGGATTTAAGGCTACAGAAGGGTTTAGAGATGTGCTTAAAGGAGAATATGATAATGCTATAAGGCAGATTAGGAAGGCTCATAGTGAATATCTTGGAGGAATAGGACTATGA
- a CDS encoding metal-sulfur cluster assembly factor, with translation MKEKVVEILRQIYDPEIPINIYDLGLVREIRIEGKRIFVRLIFTANKGCTLADLVAVQVKYKLMKVFPDYNVEVKSDFNEEWNIGYATETGRLMLEEIYGKDAVEVLVNKTKIEELVSTNKVKLENFDPREYMRKAVEERYKKFREWYDKHKI, from the coding sequence ATGAAGGAGAAGGTTGTAGAAATTTTGAGGCAAATTTACGATCCAGAAATTCCAATAAATATATATGACTTAGGACTAGTAAGAGAGATAAGAATTGAAGGCAAAAGAATTTTTGTTAGATTGATTTTCACTGCAAATAAGGGATGTACGCTGGCAGATCTTGTAGCAGTTCAAGTTAAGTATAAACTAATGAAGGTATTTCCAGACTATAACGTGGAGGTCAAGAGTGATTTCAATGAAGAATGGAATATAGGCTATGCAACAGAAACGGGCAGGCTGATGTTAGAGGAAATATATGGAAAGGATGCAGTGGAGGTATTAGTTAATAAGACCAAAATAGAGGAATTAGTATCAACAAATAAAGTCAAGTTAGAGAATTTCGATCCACGTGAATATATGAGAAAAGCAGTGGAGGAGAGATATAAAAAATTTAGAGAATGGTATGACAAACACAAAATATAG
- a CDS encoding IS630-like element ISC1048 family transposase: MQDLVQAYKEEKNARIKERILAVKLHVVDGKSEKEVSKMLNKGYSTIKLWIGKYKKEGLDGLKDKPRSGRPRKVEEEKIKQILEDKPQKYGIQQEYWTMKTLKIALQEQGIEYKKSRLYELVHELGYNLVKPRPTNIQAEKDKWEDFKKIKKLERKALFFLDECRTVISTSIKKVLAKVGSKPVMRVNIGFSSIYVILAINAWTGEVVVSLAKRPNSESVKYFLRYFKRRVGSGRVYMVMDNYSPHKTKGTLEVCRRKGIHPVFTPPYSPELNMAEAVFKSLKNYMSNKIFYTIEDVKNCIKQFFEENKYRFNLNAITYLGLDKIEV; this comes from the coding sequence ATGCAAGATTTGGTTCAAGCTTATAAGGAAGAGAAGAACGCGAGAATTAAGGAGAGGATTCTTGCAGTGAAGCTGCACGTAGTTGATGGTAAATCGGAGAAAGAAGTTTCGAAAATGCTTAACAAGGGCTATTCCACGATAAAATTGTGGATTGGCAAGTACAAGAAAGAAGGTCTTGATGGACTAAAGGACAAGCCCAGATCAGGAAGACCCAGAAAAGTAGAAGAGGAAAAGATAAAACAAATTCTGGAAGATAAGCCCCAAAAATACGGAATACAACAAGAATATTGGACAATGAAAACACTCAAGATAGCACTACAAGAACAAGGAATAGAATACAAGAAATCCAGACTATACGAACTAGTCCACGAACTAGGATACAACCTAGTAAAACCCAGACCTACCAACATCCAAGCAGAAAAGGACAAGTGGGAAGATTTTAAAAAAATAAAGAAATTGGAAAGAAAGGCACTGTTCTTTCTAGACGAGTGTAGGACAGTAATTAGCACGTCAATTAAGAAGGTTCTAGCTAAGGTTGGCAGTAAGCCCGTAATGCGCGTCAATATAGGTTTTTCCTCAATCTATGTTATTCTAGCTATAAACGCTTGGACCGGCGAAGTAGTGGTTTCTCTTGCTAAAAGGCCTAACTCTGAATCCGTTAAGTATTTCTTGAGGTACTTTAAGAGGCGTGTGGGTAGTGGTAGGGTTTACATGGTCATGGATAATTACTCTCCTCACAAGACTAAGGGTACGCTTGAGGTTTGTCGCAGGAAGGGTATTCATCCCGTGTTTACTCCTCCTTACTCGCCTGAGCTTAATATGGCTGAGGCGGTCTTCAAGTCCCTCAAGAACTACATGAGCAATAAAATATTCTATACGATAGAAGACGTTAAAAACTGTATTAAACAGTTCTTTGAAGAAAATAAGTATAGATTTAATCTTAATGCAATAACATACCTAGGATTAGATAAAATTGAAGTCTAA
- a CDS encoding type II toxin-antitoxin system CcdA family antitoxin produces MSDVISVRVKKELKKKAEELGINVREVVEKALEEAIREKEKEELKDMTMKIKELMRDVSEYDWVSTVRESRDER; encoded by the coding sequence ATGTCAGACGTAATAAGCGTAAGAGTGAAGAAAGAGCTAAAGAAGAAGGCAGAGGAGTTAGGAATTAACGTTAGGGAAGTTGTAGAAAAAGCTTTAGAGGAAGCCATAAGGGAGAAGGAGAAGGAAGAGCTTAAGGATATGACTATGAAAATTAAGGAACTAATGAGGGACGTAAGTGAATATGATTGGGTAAGTACTGTTAGGGAGAGTAGGGATGAAAGATAA
- a CDS encoding type II toxin-antitoxin system VapC family toxin, giving the protein MKDKEFLLDASALYSLLDYVDKVDVKKIHVLTLTFYEVGNVIWKEYYIHKKVKDPITLSRLFYKLMRKFNVIEDSPLEGVMRIAIERGLTYYNASYAYVAESLGLILVSNDKELIRKANAISLKDLIKSM; this is encoded by the coding sequence ATGAAAGATAAGGAATTCTTGCTCGATGCCTCAGCTTTGTATTCACTTTTAGATTACGTGGATAAGGTAGATGTTAAGAAAATTCATGTACTTACCCTAACTTTTTATGAGGTAGGTAATGTCATATGGAAGGAGTATTATATACATAAAAAGGTTAAAGATCCTATAACCCTTTCGAGGCTTTTCTATAAATTAATGCGAAAATTTAACGTAATAGAGGATTCGCCTCTTGAGGGGGTAATGAGAATTGCCATAGAAAGGGGTTTAACTTACTATAACGCATCTTATGCGTATGTTGCTGAATCTTTAGGGCTTATCCTAGTGTCTAACGATAAAGAGTTGATAAGAAAGGCTAACGCTATTTCGTTAAAGGATTTGATAAAAAGTATGTGA